One part of the Thermoanaerobacterium sp. CMT5567-10 genome encodes these proteins:
- the gatC gene encoding Asp-tRNA(Asn)/Glu-tRNA(Gln) amidotransferase subunit GatC has product MSITKDEVIHVAKLARLKFTDEELEKYSHQLDNIIKYVDKLNELNTDDVEPTAHIVPISNVFREDEVMPSMDREKILMNAKEKEDGCFKVPKIIE; this is encoded by the coding sequence ATGTCTATAACAAAAGACGAGGTTATCCACGTCGCAAAGCTGGCTAGGCTTAAGTTTACTGATGAGGAATTGGAAAAGTATTCACATCAGCTTGATAACATCATAAAATATGTAGACAAGCTAAATGAATTAAATACAGACGATGTTGAACCTACGGCGCATATTGTGCCAATCAGTAATGTTTTTCGTGAAGATGAAGTTATGCCTTCGATGGACAGGGAAAAAATCTTGATGAATGCGAAAGAAAAAGAAGATGGATGCTTTAAAGTACCAAAGATAATTGAGTGA
- a CDS encoding PTS sugar transporter subunit IIB, producing the protein MAIHGVILCSWGATSSALAKKVTDEAKKQGLDVTVDAGGTGEFKKKAEGYDVALLEPQVRHLKKEVETIAEKYNIPVDIVDMQAFALMDAKKILNQIIELAKKSGKEA; encoded by the coding sequence ATGGCTATACATGGTGTTATATTATGCAGTTGGGGGGCTACATCAAGCGCATTAGCAAAAAAAGTCACAGATGAAGCAAAAAAGCAAGGTTTGGACGTAACAGTTGATGCAGGTGGAACAGGTGAATTTAAGAAAAAAGCTGAAGGATACGATGTTGCTCTTTTAGAGCCGCAGGTAAGACATTTAAAAAAGGAAGTAGAGACAATCGCAGAAAAGTATAACATTCCTGTAGACATTGTTGATATGCAGGCTTTTGCGCTTATGGATGCAAAAAAGATATTAAACCAGATTATAGAGCTTGCTAAAAAATCTGGTAAAGAAGCATAG
- a CDS encoding PTS lactose/cellobiose transporter subunit IIA, with product MELEQIIYNLVLHGGNARGEAYEALDAAEKGDFESAEKHLEKADEEFYAGHDYQNALVQGEQSEAPNFLVIHAQDQLMTALAEKNLIKRLVDLYKRLDALEKKIK from the coding sequence ATGGAATTAGAGCAAATTATATACAATTTAGTCTTGCATGGTGGAAACGCCAGAGGTGAAGCTTATGAAGCATTAGATGCAGCAGAAAAAGGGGATTTTGAATCTGCCGAGAAGCATCTAGAAAAGGCTGATGAAGAATTTTATGCAGGCCACGATTACCAAAATGCATTGGTACAAGGCGAACAAAGTGAAGCTCCAAACTTCCTTGTAATACATGCGCAAGACCAACTTATGACGGCTCTTGCTGAGAAGAACCTCATAAAAAGGCTTGTTGACTTGTATAAGAGGTTGGATGCTCTTGAAAAAAAGATAAAATAA
- a CDS encoding YerC/YecD family TrpR-related protein: MYDSKIRDENVDELFEAVLMLKDMEECYRFFEDIATINEVKSLAQRLQVAKMLRDRKTYIEIAEKTGASTATISRVNRALNYGANGYNLILDRLKEKSR; encoded by the coding sequence ATGTACGATTCCAAAATCAGAGACGAAAATGTGGACGAGCTTTTTGAAGCTGTCTTAATGCTTAAAGACATGGAAGAATGTTATCGTTTTTTTGAAGATATAGCTACTATAAATGAAGTCAAATCATTAGCCCAGAGGCTTCAAGTTGCTAAGATGTTAAGAGATAGAAAAACATATATAGAAATAGCGGAAAAAACAGGTGCAAGCACAGCTACAATAAGCAGGGTAAACAGAGCATTAAATTATGGAGCAAATGGATATAATTTAATTCTCGATAGGTTGAAGGAAAAATCTCGGTAA
- the ligA gene encoding NAD-dependent DNA ligase LigA yields the protein MTVEERIRELRDKINHHSYMYYVLDRPEISDYEYDMMMRELIKLEEEHPELKTPDSPSQRIGGEPVKEFEPFTHVVVMQSLANAFTEGELRDFDRRVRSSVGDVEYVVELKIDGLSVELIYENGIFTIGSTRGDGYVGENVTNNLKTIKSIPLRLKDNLNLIVRGEVFMPRASFEKLNEERELNGESLFANPRNAAAGSLRQLNPKITAKRDLDIFVFNLQRIEGVELKTHVEALEFLKEQGFKVSPHLKKCKNIDEVIEDINYIRTIRDSLPYDTDGAVVKVNDLEKREILGSTVKDPRWAIAFKYPAERQKTKVKDIIVQVGRTGALTPTAILEPVKIAGSIVSRATLHNEDYIKEKDIRIGDTVIIQKAGEVIPEVVSVVVEDRKGHEKYFNMPDTCPECGATTVRLPGEAVTRCTGLNCPAKLKRGIIHFASKDAMDIDGLGPAVIGQLLDNHLIHNIADLYYLKYDDLIKLDRMGDKSVKNLLNAIEESKGRDLDRVIFGLGIDLIGSKAASILANHFKTMDSLEEASFDELTNIEEVGPKMADSIIAFFKEKQNREILDKLKKAGVNMVKKESENTSNIFDGLTFVLTGTLSNYTRDEAKKLIEERGGKVTSSVSKKTDYVLAGSDPGSKLAKAQQLGVRIIDEKEFENMLKQ from the coding sequence GTGACGGTAGAAGAAAGAATCAGAGAATTAAGGGATAAGATTAATCACCACAGTTACATGTACTATGTTCTTGACAGACCGGAGATATCTGATTATGAGTACGATATGATGATGAGAGAACTTATCAAACTGGAGGAAGAGCATCCGGAGCTTAAGACACCTGATTCGCCTTCTCAGAGGATAGGCGGTGAACCTGTAAAAGAATTTGAACCATTTACACATGTGGTAGTCATGCAGAGTTTGGCAAATGCGTTTACTGAAGGAGAGCTTAGAGATTTTGACAGAAGAGTAAGGTCATCTGTTGGTGATGTGGAATATGTTGTAGAACTTAAAATTGATGGGCTGTCAGTTGAATTGATATATGAAAATGGAATATTTACAATAGGTTCTACTAGAGGCGATGGTTATGTTGGGGAAAATGTTACAAATAACTTGAAGACAATTAAATCTATACCGCTTCGTCTTAAAGATAATTTAAACCTCATTGTAAGAGGGGAAGTTTTTATGCCCAGAGCTTCCTTTGAAAAGTTAAATGAAGAAAGGGAGCTAAATGGCGAAAGCCTTTTTGCAAATCCCAGGAATGCTGCTGCTGGCTCTTTAAGGCAATTAAACCCTAAGATAACTGCTAAAAGAGATTTAGATATATTTGTATTTAATTTACAGAGGATAGAAGGGGTAGAATTAAAAACACATGTGGAAGCATTGGAATTTTTGAAAGAGCAGGGATTTAAAGTAAGTCCACATCTTAAAAAATGCAAAAATATTGATGAAGTGATAGAAGACATAAATTACATAAGGACTATAAGAGATAGCTTGCCTTATGATACAGATGGTGCTGTGGTAAAAGTAAATGATCTTGAAAAAAGGGAGATTTTAGGTTCAACCGTAAAAGACCCTAGATGGGCAATAGCATTTAAATACCCAGCTGAAAGGCAAAAGACAAAAGTCAAAGACATAATAGTTCAAGTCGGTAGAACAGGAGCACTGACTCCTACTGCCATATTAGAGCCTGTAAAGATAGCAGGTTCGATTGTATCAAGGGCAACACTTCATAATGAGGATTATATAAAGGAGAAGGATATAAGAATTGGCGATACAGTTATCATTCAAAAAGCAGGTGAGGTAATACCTGAAGTTGTAAGTGTTGTCGTAGAAGACAGAAAAGGCCATGAGAAGTATTTTAATATGCCTGATACTTGTCCTGAATGTGGTGCAACGACTGTAAGGCTTCCTGGTGAAGCTGTTACTAGATGTACGGGGTTAAATTGTCCTGCAAAGCTTAAGAGGGGTATCATACATTTTGCATCTAAAGACGCTATGGACATAGATGGATTGGGGCCTGCGGTTATAGGACAGCTTTTGGACAATCACCTTATACACAATATAGCTGACTTGTATTACCTAAAATACGATGATTTAATAAAACTTGACAGGATGGGTGATAAATCAGTAAAGAATCTTCTCAATGCAATAGAAGAAAGCAAGGGTAGGGATTTAGACAGAGTAATTTTTGGACTTGGAATAGATCTGATTGGCAGCAAAGCGGCATCAATACTGGCTAATCATTTTAAGACAATGGATTCATTGGAAGAAGCTTCTTTTGATGAACTTACGAATATTGAAGAAGTAGGTCCTAAGATGGCAGACAGCATAATAGCGTTTTTTAAAGAGAAACAAAATAGAGAGATACTAGATAAATTAAAAAAAGCTGGCGTAAATATGGTCAAAAAGGAAAGTGAAAATACCAGCAATATTTTTGATGGGTTGACATTCGTTTTAACAGGTACGCTTTCAAATTATACAAGAGATGAAGCAAAAAAACTGATAGAAGAAAGAGGGGGAAAAGTTACAAGCTCTGTCAGTAAAAAAACGGATTATGTATTAGCTGGTAGCGATCCAGGTTCAAAGCTTGCAAAAGCACAGCAGCTTGGAGTCAGAATAATAGATGAAAAAGAGTTTGAAAACATGCTGAAACAGTGA
- the pcrA gene encoding DNA helicase PcrA, with product MNILDKLNDRQKEAVVTTEGPLLILAGAGSGKTRVLTHRIAYLIKEKRVSPANILAITFTNKAAQEMKDRVESLLGYVGDIWVSTFHSACVRILRRDIEKIGYDKNFVIYDTQDQKSLVSDCIKELDLNEKQYTPKSMLSAISKAKDKMISPDEYLLEFGNDYRNKKVADVYRLYQKKLKKDNALDFDDIIIKTIELFKKDEEILRYYQDKFRYIMVDEYQDTNRPQYEFVNLLAKRYRNLCVVGDDDQSIYGWRGADIKNILDFEKDYPEAKVIKLEQNYRSTQIILDAANNVIDNNIKRKKKQLWTDNKDGEKIVVCEVQNEREEANFIVDRIKNLVGNGRRYSDFAILYRTNAQSRIFEEACMMNDIPYKLVGALRFYDRKEIKDIIAYLRILVNPYDDVSLKRIINVPKRGIGESTVSALEQYAREHDTSMYFAIPDVELKGRARKVLDNFKNFIDDLINQLDFMNIIEVIDYILEKTGYMDELKADDTKESESRIENINEFIRAAREFMETSEDKSLESFLSGITLVSDIDTAGDIGESVVLMTLHSAKGLEFPVVFMAGMEEGIFPSSMSFIDEHELEEERRLCYVGITRAKERLFMTYARTRNLYGKPQYNTASRFINEIPQDLIVEYDKGAIKRNDYESVSSYINTFARKANDKANYNPGDKVEHKLWGIGTVVNVEGIGEDRELTVAFPNVGIKRLSLKYAPIRAIS from the coding sequence ATGAATATTCTTGATAAACTTAATGATAGGCAGAAAGAAGCTGTAGTAACTACAGAAGGTCCTCTTTTGATATTAGCAGGTGCAGGAAGCGGGAAAACGAGGGTCTTGACACATAGAATAGCATATCTTATTAAAGAAAAAAGAGTTTCGCCTGCAAATATATTAGCCATTACTTTTACAAATAAGGCAGCACAGGAAATGAAAGATAGAGTTGAATCGCTGCTTGGATACGTTGGGGACATATGGGTATCAACATTTCATTCAGCATGTGTACGCATTTTGAGAAGAGATATTGAAAAAATAGGGTATGATAAAAATTTTGTCATATATGATACGCAGGACCAAAAGTCTTTGGTTTCTGATTGCATAAAAGAACTTGATTTGAATGAAAAGCAGTATACGCCTAAAAGCATGCTTAGCGCCATATCAAAGGCAAAAGACAAGATGATATCTCCGGATGAATATTTGCTGGAATTTGGGAACGACTATAGAAACAAGAAAGTAGCCGACGTTTATAGACTATACCAGAAGAAGTTAAAGAAAGATAATGCACTTGATTTTGATGACATCATAATAAAGACTATAGAATTATTTAAAAAAGATGAGGAGATATTAAGATATTATCAGGATAAATTTAGGTATATAATGGTTGATGAATATCAAGATACAAACAGACCTCAGTATGAGTTTGTAAATCTTTTGGCGAAAAGGTACAGAAATCTCTGCGTTGTAGGAGATGATGACCAAAGCATATACGGATGGCGTGGGGCAGATATAAAAAATATTTTAGATTTTGAAAAGGACTATCCCGAGGCTAAAGTTATAAAACTTGAGCAAAATTATCGTTCAACACAGATCATTCTGGATGCGGCCAACAATGTCATTGACAACAACATAAAGAGAAAAAAGAAGCAGCTTTGGACAGATAATAAAGATGGGGAAAAGATAGTCGTCTGTGAAGTTCAAAATGAGAGAGAAGAAGCCAATTTTATCGTAGATAGAATAAAGAACTTAGTAGGAAATGGAAGAAGATATTCAGATTTTGCGATTCTGTATAGGACTAATGCTCAGTCACGTATATTTGAAGAGGCTTGTATGATGAATGATATACCGTACAAGTTAGTCGGAGCTTTGAGATTTTATGATCGCAAAGAGATAAAAGACATCATCGCATATTTGAGAATACTCGTTAATCCATATGATGACGTGTCACTAAAGAGGATTATAAATGTGCCTAAAAGAGGCATCGGTGAATCTACAGTAAGTGCATTAGAGCAATATGCACGAGAACACGATACAAGCATGTATTTTGCTATTCCAGATGTGGAGCTTAAAGGCAGGGCAAGAAAAGTATTGGATAACTTTAAAAATTTCATTGATGATTTAATTAACCAACTTGATTTTATGAACATTATCGAAGTTATCGATTATATATTAGAAAAAACCGGTTATATGGATGAATTAAAAGCAGATGATACTAAGGAATCTGAAAGCCGCATAGAAAACATAAATGAGTTTATAAGGGCAGCAAGAGAATTTATGGAGACGTCTGAGGACAAATCTTTAGAATCGTTTTTGTCTGGGATAACATTAGTTTCAGATATTGATACAGCAGGAGATATTGGAGAAAGCGTTGTTTTGATGACGCTTCATTCTGCAAAAGGGCTTGAATTTCCTGTAGTATTTATGGCTGGCATGGAAGAAGGGATTTTTCCCAGCTCTATGTCCTTTATTGATGAACATGAATTAGAAGAAGAGAGAAGGCTGTGCTATGTTGGCATAACTAGGGCGAAAGAAAGGCTTTTCATGACATATGCCAGAACTAGAAATTTATACGGAAAACCTCAATACAATACAGCCTCAAGGTTTATAAATGAAATACCTCAGGACTTAATTGTAGAGTATGACAAAGGTGCGATTAAAAGAAACGATTATGAGTCAGTTTCATCATATATAAATACATTTGCTAGAAAAGCTAATGATAAAGCCAACTATAACCCAGGTGATAAGGTAGAGCATAAGTTGTGGGGAATTGGTACAGTAGTAAATGTAGAAGGTATTGGAGAAGATCGAGAGTTAACTGTTGCATTTCCAAACGTAGGCATAAAGAGATTGTCTTTAAAGTACGCACCAATTAGAGCTATTTCATAA
- the gatA gene encoding Asp-tRNA(Asn)/Glu-tRNA(Gln) amidotransferase subunit GatA, whose product MELHELKIHELHDLLKNKEVSAVDVTKAYLERIKEVEPQVDALISITEEYALKKAEEADKMIQDGNINDLTGIPVIIKDNMCTENIRTTCASKMLEDFVPPYNATVVENLSNLGAVMVGKANLDEFAMGSSTENSAFKTTKNPWDLSRVPGGSSGGSAASVAADECAFSLGSDTGGSIRQPASLCGVVGMKPTYGLVSRYGLVAFASSLDQIGPLTKDVTDCAIVLNAIAGHDPKDSTSVDKMRKKDYKEFLKDDIKGIRIGYSKEFFGEGLDDGVRESIESSLKIFESLGAEVKEISLPYLDYALAAYYIVSSAEASSNLARYDGIRYGHVATNYEDLIDMYMVSRSEGFGKEVKRRIMLGTYALSSGYYDAYYNKALKVRTLIKKDYEKAFEDVDVIVGPTSPTTAFKIGERVEDPLAMYLADVYTVPVNIAGLPGLSLPCGLSNDLPVGLQIVGRHFDEGVVLNAAYAFEKACNFNAKPSFKGGAR is encoded by the coding sequence ATGGAATTACATGAATTAAAAATACATGAGCTGCATGACCTTCTTAAAAATAAGGAAGTAAGTGCTGTAGATGTAACTAAAGCGTATTTAGAAAGGATCAAGGAAGTTGAGCCACAAGTTGATGCGCTTATTTCTATTACGGAAGAATATGCATTAAAAAAAGCAGAAGAAGCAGATAAGATGATCCAGGATGGTAACATAAACGATCTAACAGGAATACCTGTGATTATAAAAGACAATATGTGCACAGAAAACATAAGAACTACTTGTGCATCGAAAATGCTGGAGGATTTTGTACCACCTTATAATGCAACAGTAGTCGAGAATCTTAGCAATCTTGGTGCTGTCATGGTAGGAAAAGCCAATCTAGATGAATTTGCAATGGGCTCATCTACTGAAAATTCTGCTTTTAAGACTACGAAGAATCCTTGGGATTTGTCTAGAGTACCTGGAGGTTCATCAGGTGGTTCTGCTGCATCTGTTGCTGCAGATGAATGTGCGTTTTCACTTGGGTCTGATACGGGTGGATCCATAAGACAGCCTGCATCTCTTTGCGGTGTCGTTGGAATGAAGCCTACATATGGTCTTGTGTCAAGGTATGGTCTTGTTGCATTTGCGTCCTCTCTAGATCAAATAGGACCGCTTACAAAGGATGTTACAGACTGCGCAATAGTGCTAAATGCTATTGCTGGGCACGATCCAAAAGATTCTACATCTGTTGATAAGATGAGAAAGAAAGACTATAAAGAGTTTTTAAAAGATGATATTAAAGGCATTAGGATAGGATATTCTAAAGAGTTTTTTGGAGAAGGACTGGATGACGGTGTTAGAGAATCTATCGAGTCGTCTTTAAAGATATTTGAAAGTTTAGGTGCCGAAGTAAAAGAGATAAGCCTTCCTTATCTTGATTATGCACTTGCTGCATACTACATAGTTTCATCCGCTGAAGCAAGTTCAAACTTAGCTAGATACGATGGTATAAGGTATGGGCATGTAGCGACAAATTATGAAGATTTAATCGACATGTACATGGTGTCTAGAAGTGAAGGGTTCGGGAAAGAAGTAAAGAGAAGGATTATGCTGGGCACATATGCATTAAGTTCTGGTTATTATGATGCATACTACAATAAAGCATTAAAAGTGAGAACTCTCATAAAAAAGGATTATGAAAAAGCTTTTGAAGATGTGGATGTCATCGTTGGACCTACATCTCCTACAACTGCATTTAAGATAGGTGAGAGGGTTGAAGATCCATTGGCAATGTATCTTGCTGATGTATATACAGTTCCGGTAAATATTGCGGGGCTTCCTGGCTTATCGCTTCCATGTGGTCTATCAAATGATTTGCCAGTTGGTCTTCAGATTGTTGGAAGACATTTTGACGAAGGAGTAGTATTGAATGCAGCGTACGCATTTGAAAAAGCTTGCAATTTTAACGCAAAACCAAGTTTCAAAGGTGGTGCTAGATAA
- a CDS encoding PTS sugar transporter subunit IIC: protein MNDRLTNNWFMKWMESSLMPVLARIAQNVILQSIRDAFSSFALPVILTGSLFLIIANPPLAEGANWGPIVAWANAIKPIAGQLMIPFNLSFGIMALMVAFGTAYSLATRWDLDEAMTGIISMLAFLVTTFPASDVTKVSFGDVLNYLGGQGLFVAIIIGVLTAVVVRFFNKQGLVIRMPEAVPPYVVRSFMALIPMFVMVVSAWIVEWIVWANFKVTLPQLVIEVFKPLVAASNSYWAALAEIILMMLLWSLGIHGMNVVSSIAYPFWMSQLAANVKALNAHQTMTGIVTEPFFHMFTHLGGSGTTWPLVIMFLFSASKQLKTIGTAEFIPAIFNINEPLIFGAPIVLNPILMIPFIIAPAAVVTINYIAFHFHLVTGPLYQLPFTVPVFIGGFISSGLDWRGPILQLVDLIVAGIIYYPFFKMYEAQLLKNEREAEENK, encoded by the coding sequence ATGAACGACAGACTTACAAATAACTGGTTTATGAAGTGGATGGAATCATCGTTGATGCCTGTGCTGGCAAGAATAGCACAGAATGTCATTCTTCAATCAATAAGGGATGCTTTTTCTAGTTTTGCATTACCAGTTATATTGACAGGTTCATTGTTTTTGATAATAGCAAATCCACCTCTTGCAGAAGGTGCAAATTGGGGACCGATCGTTGCATGGGCTAACGCAATAAAACCTATTGCAGGGCAGTTAATGATTCCTTTCAACTTATCATTTGGTATTATGGCTTTGATGGTAGCATTTGGAACAGCTTATAGCTTAGCGACTCGCTGGGATTTAGATGAGGCTATGACAGGTATTATCTCAATGTTGGCATTTCTGGTTACTACTTTCCCGGCTTCAGATGTCACTAAAGTAAGTTTTGGGGATGTTCTTAACTATCTAGGTGGACAAGGTCTATTTGTTGCTATAATAATAGGCGTTTTGACAGCAGTTGTTGTAAGGTTCTTTAATAAGCAGGGCCTTGTAATAAGGATGCCTGAAGCAGTACCACCGTATGTTGTTAGAAGCTTTATGGCATTAATACCAATGTTTGTAATGGTTGTTTCTGCTTGGATTGTTGAATGGATTGTATGGGCCAACTTCAAAGTAACACTGCCACAATTGGTAATTGAAGTATTTAAGCCACTTGTTGCAGCGTCAAATAGTTATTGGGCAGCACTAGCTGAAATCATACTGATGATGCTTTTGTGGTCACTGGGAATTCATGGCATGAACGTTGTATCGTCTATAGCATATCCTTTCTGGATGAGTCAGCTTGCTGCAAATGTTAAGGCGTTAAATGCACATCAGACAATGACAGGTATTGTTACAGAACCATTCTTCCACATGTTTACACATCTTGGCGGTTCAGGTACTACATGGCCACTGGTTATTATGTTCTTGTTCTCAGCATCAAAACAGCTTAAGACAATAGGAACAGCCGAGTTTATTCCTGCTATATTCAATATAAATGAACCGCTTATATTTGGTGCACCAATAGTATTGAATCCTATATTGATGATACCGTTCATAATCGCACCTGCTGCAGTTGTTACTATAAACTACATTGCATTCCATTTTCATCTTGTAACAGGACCGTTGTATCAGCTTCCATTTACAGTTCCTGTGTTCATTGGTGGTTTTATATCAAGTGGCCTCGATTGGAGAGGACCTATTCTGCAGCTTGTAGACTTGATTGTAGCAGGCATTATATATTATCCGTTCTTCAAAATGTATGAAGCACAACTTTTGAAGAATGAAAGAGAAGCTGAAGAAAATAAATAA
- a CDS encoding BglG family transcription antiterminator, translating into MKELSGRQLEILKKVMSKEMYSLDDIVANYKLSKRTIYREINAINEYIKDYNLKLKNNEGVLTVDGSDSDIEKFNFDVIGYRPSVDAEKRRKLILSELLQMKEPVKLEYFAREYNVTTATISYDIKEIDKWLSRQNVTIVTKPGVGIYVKGDERNIRKAIINFLYDNVETKDLMEFLNRGYNNINRLSEDINDRLLRLIDYDTVLKIEKAIQRLEKSLDYELAESSYMGLTVHLALALKRIKEGEKIKIGNESLFELKKSDEYRFAEMLAKYLEEEFDVFIPEDEIGYITIHLQGARYRANTEDVNDEFVNEVLYEMIDVAERVFGTSFRDDSMLLSGLKTHLRPTIFRLRMGLAIRNPLISDIKDRYSALFERCISIANVLKNKLDVDVPDDEIGYIAMHFGAAIARKNDKTKRHNILVVCASGIGTSRMLLSKLQMFPQLNIVDTVSSLRVKDFKDRDDIDLIVSTIPLDIKDKKTVIVNPLLLDDDVKKLKEALNTDFIMDFSSRKAEGDKYKELLHIAEYGKRIIELCSSLKFKDIFGKNSKTIIDSLLDDFVNTGDLDKEKIDSIKEKLLGRESLGKIILPGKGFVIYHCTASSLNKPIIIFGKVKSEVRMKNLINDYEIIKTAFLMVAPDNDKMWIEILGDLSVSFIESKDLVEKLNSTSNLDEAKEIVQRALMEKYYDEIKRNLVGD; encoded by the coding sequence ATGAAAGAACTAAGTGGGCGCCAACTAGAGATTTTAAAAAAAGTTATGTCAAAAGAGATGTACAGCTTAGACGATATCGTCGCTAATTATAAATTAAGCAAAAGAACAATTTATAGAGAGATAAATGCCATAAATGAATACATCAAAGATTATAACTTAAAGTTAAAAAACAATGAAGGTGTTTTGACAGTAGATGGTAGCGACAGCGATATAGAGAAATTTAATTTTGATGTTATAGGTTATCGTCCTAGTGTAGATGCTGAGAAAAGGCGAAAATTAATTCTATCAGAGCTACTACAAATGAAAGAGCCTGTTAAGCTGGAGTATTTTGCAAGAGAGTACAATGTCACAACTGCTACAATTAGCTATGACATAAAAGAAATAGATAAATGGCTAAGTAGGCAAAATGTCACAATTGTGACTAAGCCAGGTGTGGGCATATATGTAAAAGGCGATGAAAGAAATATAAGGAAGGCTATAATAAATTTTCTCTATGACAATGTTGAGACGAAGGACTTAATGGAATTTTTAAATAGAGGGTACAATAATATAAACAGATTAAGTGAGGACATCAATGACAGGCTATTGCGACTTATCGATTATGACACAGTTTTGAAGATAGAGAAAGCTATACAAAGATTAGAGAAATCACTGGACTACGAGCTGGCTGAAAGCTCTTATATGGGGCTTACAGTTCACTTGGCATTGGCGTTAAAGAGAATAAAAGAAGGCGAAAAGATCAAAATAGGTAATGAAAGCCTTTTTGAACTTAAAAAATCAGATGAGTACAGATTTGCAGAAATGCTTGCAAAATATTTGGAAGAAGAATTTGATGTCTTTATTCCTGAAGATGAAATCGGTTATATAACAATTCATCTTCAAGGTGCCAGATATAGAGCAAACACTGAAGATGTAAATGACGAATTTGTAAATGAAGTTTTATACGAGATGATAGATGTTGCTGAAAGAGTATTTGGCACAAGTTTTAGAGATGATTCAATGCTTTTAAGTGGTTTAAAGACTCATTTAAGACCTACGATTTTTAGACTAAGGATGGGCCTTGCAATAAGGAATCCCCTTATAAGCGATATAAAAGATAGGTATAGTGCACTGTTTGAAAGGTGCATATCAATTGCAAATGTATTGAAGAATAAGCTTGATGTTGATGTTCCAGATGATGAGATTGGCTATATTGCGATGCATTTTGGAGCAGCTATAGCAAGGAAAAATGACAAAACGAAAAGGCATAATATTCTAGTGGTATGTGCAAGTGGAATAGGAACATCCAGAATGCTTCTATCAAAGCTTCAGATGTTTCCGCAGTTAAACATTGTAGATACTGTTTCAAGCCTTAGAGTAAAAGATTTTAAAGATAGAGATGATATTGACTTAATTGTATCTACTATACCTCTTGACATAAAGGACAAAAAAACGGTAATTGTCAATCCATTACTTTTAGACGATGACGTCAAAAAGTTAAAAGAGGCATTAAATACAGACTTCATAATGGATTTTTCCAGCAGAAAGGCAGAAGGCGATAAGTATAAAGAGCTTTTGCACATAGCCGAATATGGCAAAAGAATTATTGAATTGTGCAGCTCTCTTAAGTTTAAAGATATATTTGGGAAAAACTCAAAGACGATTATTGATTCTCTTTTAGATGATTTTGTTAATACGGGTGATTTAGACAAAGAAAAAATTGATTCAATAAAAGAGAAGCTTTTGGGAAGAGAGAGCCTTGGCAAGATTATTCTTCCTGGCAAAGGATTTGTGATCTACCATTGTACAGCATCTAGTTTAAATAAACCAATCATCATTTTTGGAAAAGTAAAAAGCGAAGTTAGAATGAAAAATTTAATCAATGATTATGAAATCATTAAGACAGCTTTTCTAATGGTTGCACCTGATAATGACAAGATGTGGATAGAGATACTTGGCGATTTAAGTGTTTCGTTTATAGAAAGCAAAGATCTTGTTGAAAAGCTGAATAGTACAAGCAATCTCGACGAAGCTAAAGAAATAGTGCAGAGGGCATTGATGGAAAAGTATTATGATGAGATTAAAAGGAATCTTGTAGGTGATTAA